One window from the genome of Nicotiana tomentosiformis chromosome 5, ASM39032v3, whole genome shotgun sequence encodes:
- the LOC104117475 gene encoding putative gamma-glutamylcyclotransferase At3g02910, which translates to MAIAEDATKTDSRLIFTYGTLKRGFPNHFLMENLIGAGDVVFVGEYTTVETFPLVCGPYGIPYLINIPGLGNRVRGELYKVNGSGLGPLDDLEGIERGHYERLPLTVAGDDGETVAAEAYFGHRSFGEGMWKRCGESGFEEFTIEMGEKYERKEDRPPNNDFLQNIRDFISNGN; encoded by the coding sequence ATGGCAATCGCAGAGGACGCCACCAAAACCGATTCGCGGTTAATCTTCACGTATGGAACCCTAAAGCGCGGATTCCCCAACCATTTCCTGATGGAAAATCTGATCGGCGCCGGCGACGTCGTTTTCGTCGGTGAGTACACGACAGTGGAGACCTTCCCGCTCGTCTGCGGGCCCTACGGAATCCCGTACCTGATCAACATCCCCGGGTTGGGTAACCGGGTCAGGGGCGAGCTCTACAAGGTGAATGGCAGTGGGCTTGGGCCGCTGGACGATCTGGAAGGGATCGAGAGAGGCCATTACGAGAGGCTGCCGTTGACAGTCGCCGGAGACGACGGTGAGACAGTGGCGGCGGAGGCGTACTTCGGGCACCGGAGCTTTGGGGAAGGAATGTGGAAGAGATGCGGAGAATCAGGGTTTGAGGAGTTCACTATAGAAATGGGGGAGAAATATGAGAGGAAAGAAGACAGGCCTCCCAATAATGATTTTCTTCAAAATATCAGAGATTTTATCTCCAACGGGAACTGA